In Streptomyces sp. NBC_00569, a single genomic region encodes these proteins:
- the lpdA gene encoding dihydrolipoyl dehydrogenase: protein MANDASTVFDLVILGGGSGGYAAALRGAQLGLDVALIEKNKLGGTCLHNGCIPTKALLHAGEIADQAREAEQFGVKASFEGIDIAGVHKYKDDVISGLYKGLQGLVASRKVTYIEGEGRLSSPTSVDVNGQRVQGRHVLLATGSVPKSLPGLEIDGNRIISSDHALKLDRVPQSAIILGGGVIGVEFASAWKSFGTDVTVVEGLKHLVPVEDENSSKLLERAFRKRGIKFNLGTFFEKAEYTQDGVRVTLADGKTFEAEVLLVAIGRGPVSAGLGYEEQGVAMDRGYVLVDEYMQTNVPTVSAVGDLVPTLQLAHVGFAEGILVAERLAGIKTVPIDYDGVPKVTYCHPEVASVGITEAKAKEIYGADKVVALKYNLAGNGKSKILKTAGEIKLVQVKDGAVVGVHMVGDRMGEQVGEAQLIYNWEALPAEVAQLIHAHPTQNEALGEAHLALAGKPLHSHD, encoded by the coding sequence GTGGCGAACGACGCCAGCACCGTTTTCGACCTAGTGATCCTCGGCGGTGGCAGTGGCGGTTACGCCGCGGCCCTGCGCGGAGCGCAGCTGGGCCTGGACGTCGCCCTGATCGAGAAGAACAAGCTCGGCGGCACCTGCCTGCACAACGGTTGTATCCCGACGAAGGCCCTGCTGCACGCCGGTGAGATCGCCGACCAGGCGCGCGAGGCGGAGCAGTTCGGGGTCAAGGCCTCCTTCGAGGGCATCGACATCGCGGGCGTCCACAAGTACAAGGACGACGTGATCTCCGGCCTGTACAAGGGCCTGCAGGGTCTCGTCGCCTCCCGCAAGGTGACGTACATCGAGGGCGAGGGCCGTCTGTCGTCCCCGACCTCCGTGGACGTGAACGGCCAGCGCGTCCAGGGCCGCCACGTGCTCCTCGCGACCGGCTCCGTGCCGAAGTCGCTGCCGGGCCTGGAGATCGACGGCAACCGCATCATCTCCTCGGACCACGCGCTGAAGCTGGACCGCGTCCCGCAGTCCGCGATCATCCTCGGCGGCGGCGTCATCGGCGTCGAGTTCGCCTCCGCGTGGAAGTCCTTCGGCACCGACGTCACCGTCGTCGAGGGCCTGAAGCACCTCGTGCCCGTCGAGGACGAGAACAGCTCCAAGCTCCTGGAGCGCGCCTTCCGCAAGCGCGGCATCAAGTTCAACCTCGGCACCTTCTTCGAGAAGGCCGAGTACACGCAGGACGGCGTCCGCGTGACCCTCGCCGACGGCAAGACCTTCGAGGCCGAGGTCCTCCTGGTCGCCATCGGCCGCGGCCCGGTCTCGGCCGGTCTCGGTTACGAGGAGCAGGGCGTCGCGATGGACCGCGGTTACGTCCTGGTCGACGAGTACATGCAGACCAACGTGCCGACCGTCTCCGCCGTCGGTGACCTCGTCCCGACGCTCCAGCTCGCGCACGTCGGCTTCGCCGAGGGCATCCTGGTGGCGGAGCGTCTGGCCGGTATCAAGACCGTCCCGATCGACTACGACGGCGTGCCGAAGGTGACGTACTGCCACCCCGAGGTCGCCTCCGTCGGTATCACCGAGGCCAAGGCCAAGGAGATCTACGGTGCGGACAAGGTCGTCGCTCTGAAGTACAACCTCGCGGGCAACGGCAAGTCCAAGATCCTCAAGACCGCGGGCGAGATCAAGCTCGTCCAGGTCAAGGACGGTGCCGTGGTCGGCGTCCACATGGTCGGTGACCGTATGGGCGAGCAGGTCGGCGAAGCCCAGCTGATCTACAACTGGGAAGCGCTGCCCGCCGAGGTCGCCCAGCTCATCCACGCCCACCCGACGCAGAACGAGGCACTCGGAGAGGCCCACCTGGCCCTCGCGGGCAAGCCGCTGCACTCGCACGACTAG